Sequence from the Thermomonas sp. HDW16 genome:
GGCCAGCGCAGGATCGCGCCGCCCCAGGTTTCCAGCGGCAGGCCCAGGTGCTTGTGGTACCAAGCGGCCAACGCCGCGCTGTCGCCCTTGCACTTCAGGAAGACCCCACCGATTCCAGTGACTTTCGCCATCGTTGCGTTCCGTTCGTTGCGTCGACCAAGGGCCGATTATTGCGCAGTTCGCGCCGGGTCGAAAAAGCGTTGTACGTCCGCCAGCTCGCGCGTCTTCGGGATTGGCGGCAGCGAATCGAGGAACACGCGCCCGTAGGTCTTCTGGGTCAGGCGCGGGTCGCACAGCACCAGCACGCCGCGGTCGGTCTCGCTGCGGATCAGCCGGCCGGCGCCCTGCTTCAGCGCGATCACCGCCTGCGGCAGTTGCTCGTCGCGGAACGGATTGCCGCCGCTGCGGCGGATCGCATCGAGGCGCGCCTCGAACACCGGATCGTCCGGCGCGGCGAATGGCAGCTTGTCGATCACGACTACGCTCAGTGCGTCGCCGGCCACGTCCACGCCCTCGCGGAAACTGGCAGTACCGAGCAGCACGCCGTTGCCGGAGTCGCGGAATTTCTGCAGCAGCACGTGGCGCGGCTCACTGCCCTGCACGAACAGCGGCCACGGCGCATCACACAGCAGTTCCGCGGCTTCGCGCAGCGCGCGATGCGAAGCGAACAGCAGGAAGGCGCGGCCACCAGAGGCTTCCAGCACGGGCCGCAAAGTTTCGATCAGCGCGTAGCCGAAATCGCGAGAAGCCGGCTCCGGCAAGCGTGGCGGCAGGAAGCACAGCGCCTGCCGATCCCAATCGAACGGGCTGGGCTCGATCAGTTCCACGCATTCGTTGATGCCCAGGCGCTGCGCGATGTGGCGGAAATGCCCGTCCACCGCCAACGTGGCGGAGGTGAACACCCACGCTGCGTGCGAGGAATCGCGATGCGCGCGCAATGGGCCGGACACGTCCAGCGGGGTGCGTTGCAGGCGGAAGCCTCGCGGGGTGAGTTCGTACCAATGCACGCTGGTGTCGGCGGCCGCGGGTGAAATGGTGTCAGGGACAATTTCCGAATCGGAAATTGTCCCTGACACCATTTCAAGCCCCATCCAACGCTGCAAGCGACCCAACTGATCTTTCGCACGCAGGTGGCAGGCATCGAATCCCGGCGCGGCTTCGCGCAGCGGTTCCAGCGTCTGCTGCATCGCTTGCAGGGCATCCGCCAGTGAAACAAAGGCAGGCTCGATGCCATCCTCGTCCAGCGCGCGCCAGCGCGTGCCACGTTGCGGCAGGTTGTCCATCGCTGCACGCAGCGCACGCGCAGCCTGCTCCAGCGCCCGCGCCGGCTCCTGCACGCTGCCCAGCGCGCCGGGGACTTCCTTGCATTCGGCGATGGCATCGCGTGCGAGTTCCACCAGCGGGCGCGCGCCCAGGCCTTCGCCGAAGAACTGCGCGGCG
This genomic interval carries:
- a CDS encoding ATP-dependent DNA helicase codes for the protein MSISRLGLGVRDALSEDAALASRIPGFVARPAQQRLAMAVADAFESRGVLLAEAGTGTGKTFAYLVPALLSGMKTIISTGTRALQDQLYFRDLPRVRDALGTGLKTALLKGRANYLCRYRMEQAKGDPQLFKGTFSSREQVSQFQRVVTWSGRTQFGDMAELDALPEDSPLLPQVTSTADNCLGTECPFWGDCFVVQARQRAQTADIVVVNHHLLLADLALKQEGFGEILPGAQAFVVDEAHQLPELAAQFFGEGLGARPLVELARDAIAECKEVPGALGSVQEPARALEQAARALRAAMDNLPQRGTRWRALDEDGIEPAFVSLADALQAMQQTLEPLREAAPGFDACHLRAKDQLGRLQRWMGLEMVSGTISDSEIVPDTISPAAADTSVHWYELTPRGFRLQRTPLDVSGPLRAHRDSSHAAWVFTSATLAVDGHFRHIAQRLGINECVELIEPSPFDWDRQALCFLPPRLPEPASRDFGYALIETLRPVLEASGGRAFLLFASHRALREAAELLCDAPWPLFVQGSEPRHVLLQKFRDSGNGVLLGTASFREGVDVAGDALSVVVIDKLPFAAPDDPVFEARLDAIRRSGGNPFRDEQLPQAVIALKQGAGRLIRSETDRGVLVLCDPRLTQKTYGRVFLDSLPPIPKTRELADVQRFFDPARTAQ